The following are encoded together in the Nitrospinota bacterium genome:
- a CDS encoding 4Fe-4S binding protein gives MEAVEEQAQATEEKQGTVKITVCLSLSGVAEGAKEVYQEFEKQIAAMNANAELGDKQCNMGQVGCRGYCSRDVLVDVYIPGEPRVTYEKVKPDMVSKILKEHVVGGKVFKKAAAKEDYYEQLQKQNRVAMEFGGAIDPENIDEYIAVGGYESLKKVLSGSKPDEIIAEIIKSGLRGKGGGGFVTGHKWKKAANAPSYDGARYILVNGDEGNPASYMDRSVMEGNPHQMLEGLIIGAYAIGATEGIIYTRSDYAIAVKRLNMALVQARERGFLGKNIMGSDFSIDISVHEGAEAFIGGESTALMSSIEGKRPFPKAQPPHSTEKGLWGRPTLLNNAETWATVPAIIKKGADWYAGMGTPNAKGCKTWAIAGNLKYNGLMELDMGLTFRHVIDDICGGIVKKKELKVVHVGGVTGGFLPPEKADITMDYESLLDAGVLMGQASFAAYDQSACVIDLAKFSIGFNEGETCGKCTPCRIGLTLIKNKLDDISEGRGKMEDLDKLQALCEEINMTSLCGLGETAVKCVLTGLRYFRKEYERHIVDQVCDAAKCTGLYKYYVKEEECVACGACIKPCPTGAITGGTRKVAAHIDMDLCINCNACYEACGFLAIL, from the coding sequence ATGGAAGCTGTTGAAGAACAAGCACAGGCGACGGAAGAAAAACAAGGGACGGTGAAGATAACAGTTTGTCTCAGTCTGAGCGGTGTGGCCGAGGGCGCAAAAGAAGTTTATCAGGAATTTGAAAAACAAATCGCCGCCATGAACGCCAATGCCGAATTGGGCGACAAACAATGCAACATGGGGCAAGTCGGGTGCCGTGGGTATTGCAGTCGCGATGTTTTGGTGGATGTTTATATTCCGGGTGAGCCACGGGTGACCTATGAAAAAGTCAAACCCGACATGGTTTCGAAAATTTTAAAAGAGCATGTGGTTGGTGGCAAGGTGTTCAAAAAAGCCGCCGCCAAGGAGGATTATTACGAGCAGCTCCAGAAGCAAAACCGGGTGGCTATGGAGTTTGGCGGCGCGATCGACCCTGAAAATATTGACGAATACATTGCAGTCGGCGGCTACGAGTCGTTGAAGAAGGTTCTCAGCGGATCGAAGCCCGATGAAATCATTGCAGAGATTATAAAATCCGGCCTGCGTGGTAAAGGTGGCGGCGGATTCGTCACCGGCCACAAATGGAAAAAGGCCGCCAACGCTCCCTCTTACGATGGGGCGCGGTATATCCTGGTCAATGGCGACGAAGGCAACCCGGCGTCCTATATGGACCGCAGTGTCATGGAAGGAAACCCTCACCAGATGCTGGAAGGGTTGATCATCGGTGCGTACGCCATTGGAGCGACGGAAGGGATCATCTACACGAGGTCCGATTATGCTATTGCCGTTAAGCGTCTGAACATGGCGCTCGTGCAGGCCAGAGAGCGCGGGTTTCTGGGCAAGAACATTATGGGCTCTGATTTCAGCATCGACATCTCCGTCCATGAAGGTGCGGAGGCTTTCATCGGTGGTGAGTCCACAGCATTGATGTCATCCATTGAAGGCAAGCGTCCCTTCCCGAAGGCTCAGCCGCCGCATTCGACAGAAAAAGGCTTGTGGGGCCGACCGACGTTGTTAAATAACGCCGAGACCTGGGCGACCGTTCCCGCCATCATCAAAAAAGGCGCCGACTGGTACGCGGGCATGGGCACTCCCAACGCCAAGGGGTGCAAGACCTGGGCGATCGCCGGGAATCTTAAATACAACGGCCTCATGGAACTGGATATGGGGCTGACCTTTCGCCATGTCATCGACGACATTTGCGGCGGCATCGTCAAGAAAAAGGAACTGAAAGTCGTGCATGTCGGTGGCGTCACCGGCGGCTTTCTGCCTCCGGAGAAGGCCGACATCACCATGGATTACGAAAGCCTGCTGGATGCCGGGGTACTCATGGGCCAGGCGAGTTTTGCCGCTTATGACCAATCTGCGTGTGTGATCGACCTGGCGAAATTTTCCATTGGTTTTAATGAAGGAGAAACCTGCGGCAAGTGTACGCCGTGCCGGATCGGGCTGACGTTGATTAAAAACAAGCTGGACGATATCTCCGAAGGCCGGGGCAAAATGGAAGACCTGGACAAGCTTCAGGCGCTTTGCGAAGAGATCAATATGACCTCGCTGTGTGGTCTGGGGGAAACAGCGGTCAAATGCGTTTTGACCGGGCTCAGATATTTTCGCAAGGAGTATGAGCGTCATATTGTCGATCAGGTTTGCGATGCGGCTAAATGCACGGGGCTTTATAAATACTACGTCAAAGAGGAAGAATGCGTGGCCTGCGGGGCCTGCATCAAACCTTGTCCGACAGGAGCCATCACCGGTGGAACCCGGAAAGTGGCGGCGCACATCGATATGGATTTGTGTATCAACTGCAACGCCTGTTATGAGGCCTGCGGTTTCCTGGCAATTTTATAA
- a CDS encoding leucyl aminopeptidase, with protein sequence MIKTTVKTENLFQHKTPCLILFCPQEKKPDGELNPIDQALGGSIAVAFKDKRFEGKPNQTLLLNSRGAMKSDNVLLVGIGKAKEVTEENIRQASGIAAKTAESANFKKISFYLPEGELEKLLTTDRKKSSDETARAVAEGSYLALYHFDLYKNKDETPSRIDEITLLTNSKAALAKLRLACEHAAKVADGVCLTRDLILQPSNTLTPTFLADTAKKVAAKHKIACKILLAKDMKKLGMGSLLGVSKGSHEPPAFIILEYKGGKKNDAPIVIVGKGVTFDTGGISLKPAANMDEMKKDMSGGAVTLGTLQVVASLKLPINVVGLIPAVENMPGGSAIKPGDILTSMSGKTIEVLNTDAEGRLILADALSYAARFKPKTVIDLATLTGAVIVALGSFAAGVLGTDDELIGDLIAAGTLTGEKLWELPLWDEHDKETKSDIADLKNIASAGVGAGTTMGAAFLKPFAGDQPWAHIDIAGTSWTGSDKAYTPKGASGFGVRLLVHYLEQQAHGKKTKSAKKHG encoded by the coding sequence ATGATTAAAACAACCGTTAAAACCGAGAACCTGTTCCAACACAAGACCCCTTGTCTGATTCTTTTTTGTCCACAAGAAAAAAAACCAGACGGGGAATTGAACCCAATCGACCAGGCGCTGGGCGGCTCCATCGCCGTAGCTTTCAAAGACAAGCGTTTTGAGGGCAAACCCAATCAGACCCTGTTGCTGAACTCCAGGGGCGCCATGAAATCCGACAATGTGCTGCTAGTCGGAATCGGCAAGGCCAAAGAGGTGACGGAAGAAAATATCCGTCAGGCATCGGGAATCGCCGCTAAAACTGCGGAAAGCGCCAACTTTAAAAAAATATCCTTTTACCTGCCTGAAGGCGAGTTGGAAAAGCTTTTGACGACAGACCGTAAAAAATCGTCCGATGAAACCGCTCGGGCCGTGGCCGAGGGGAGTTACCTTGCCCTCTATCACTTCGACCTTTACAAGAACAAAGATGAAACCCCCAGCAGAATTGACGAAATCACCCTGCTCACCAATTCCAAGGCCGCGCTTGCCAAACTGCGTTTAGCCTGTGAGCATGCGGCCAAGGTGGCGGACGGAGTCTGCCTGACCCGCGACCTGATTTTACAGCCGAGCAATACGTTAACGCCAACATTTCTCGCCGACACCGCCAAAAAAGTCGCGGCCAAGCACAAGATCGCCTGCAAAATTCTGCTCGCAAAGGACATGAAAAAACTGGGCATGGGTTCTCTTCTCGGAGTGTCCAAGGGCAGTCACGAACCACCGGCTTTTATCATTCTGGAATACAAGGGAGGAAAAAAGAACGACGCTCCGATAGTGATCGTTGGAAAAGGAGTCACTTTCGACACCGGCGGCATTTCCCTCAAACCTGCGGCCAATATGGACGAGATGAAAAAAGACATGTCCGGTGGTGCTGTGACTTTGGGAACGCTGCAAGTCGTGGCCAGCCTGAAATTGCCGATCAACGTGGTGGGCCTGATCCCCGCCGTGGAAAATATGCCCGGAGGCTCCGCCATCAAGCCAGGAGATATACTGACCAGCATGTCTGGGAAAACCATCGAAGTGTTGAATACCGACGCCGAGGGCCGGTTGATCCTTGCGGACGCCTTGAGCTACGCGGCCCGCTTCAAACCAAAAACGGTCATTGACCTGGCAACATTGACGGGGGCTGTGATCGTGGCCCTGGGTTCTTTCGCCGCCGGCGTTCTTGGCACCGATGATGAACTGATCGGGGATCTTATAGCCGCTGGAACCCTCACCGGGGAAAAGTTATGGGAACTTCCGCTTTGGGACGAGCACGATAAAGAAACGAAAAGCGATATCGCCGACCTCAAAAACATCGCGTCAGCGGGAGTGGGCGCCGGAACCACCATGGGAGCGGCCTTTTTAAAACCGTTCGCAGGCGATCAACCCTGGGCGCACATTGATATCGCTGGAACCTCATGGACGGGCAGTGATAAAGCCTACACCCCAAAAGGCGCTTCCGGATTCGGAGTGCGCTTGCTCGTCCACTATCTGGAACAACAGGCCCACGGCAAAAAAACCAAATCCGCCAAAAAACATGGATAA